The following are from one region of the Theropithecus gelada isolate Dixy chromosome 6, Tgel_1.0, whole genome shotgun sequence genome:
- the POU5F2 gene encoding POU domain, class 5, transcription factor 2 codes for MAGHRPSNHFFPLPGSGGGGPRGPVPLRVETLTWLSTQAAPGRVMVWPAVRPGVCPDPEVWRISPAPLPHEFRGWIAPCRPRLGAGEAGDWLRSPSEGALPGPYIALRSIPKLPLPEDVSGILKELQQLAKELRRKRLSLGYSQADVGIAVGVLFGKVLSQTTVCRFEAQQLSLANMWKLRPLLKKWLEEVEAENLLGLCKMEMILQQSRKWRRASRERRIGNSLEKFFQRCPKPTPQQISHIAGCLQLQKDVVRVWFYNRSKMGSRSTNDASPREVVGTAGPPCPGAPVCFHLGLGVPMDIPHYTPLYSAGVAHSSAAATAVGLLRL; via the coding sequence ATGGCCGGACACAGGCCCTCAAACCACTTCTTCCCCCTTCCAGGCAGTGGTGGGGGCGGCCCCAGAGGGCCAGTGCCCCTGCGGGTTGAGACCCTGACCTGGTTGAGCACCCAGGCGGCCCCTGGCAGGGTGATGGTCTGGCCAGCAGTCAGGCCAGGGGTCTGCCCAGACCCTGAGGTGTGGAGGATTTCCCCGGCTCCCCTGCCACACGAATTCCGGGGCTGGATAGCACCCTGCAGGCCCCGTCTTGGAGCTGGTGAGGCAGGGGACTGGTTGCGAAGCCCCTCCGAAGGCGCCCTCCCTGGGCCCTACATTGCCCTGCGGAGCATCCCGAAGTTGCCGCTGCCAGAGGACGTCTCGGGCATACTGAAAGAGTTGCAGCAGCTGGCCAAGGAGCTGAGGCGGAAGAGGTTGAGCCTAGGGTACTCACAGGCCGATGTGGGGATCGCTGTGGGAGTTCTATTTGGGAAGGTGCTTAGCCAGACGACCGTCTGCCGCTTCGAGGCCCAGCAGCTAAGCCTTGCCAACATGTGGAAGCTGCGACCACTGCTGAAAAAGTGGCTGGAAGAAGTGGAAGCAGAGAACCTTCTGGGCTTATGCAAAATGGAGATGATCCTGCAACAGTCTCGGAAGTGGAGACGGGCAAGCAGGGAGCGACGAATCGGAAACAGCCTAGAGAAATTCTTTCAGCGGTGCCCTAAGCCCACGCCCCAACAAATCAGCCACATTGCTGGGTGCCTCCAGCTGCAGAAGGATGTGGTTCGAGTTTGGTTCTATAACCGCAGCAAGATGGGCAGTCGATCAACCAATGATGCTTCCCCACGGGAGGTTGTGGGGACAGCCGGGCCTCCTTGCCCAGGGGCACCAGTGTGCTTTCACCTGGGACTGGGGGTCCCAATGGATATCCCCCACTATACACCTCTCTACTCTGCAGGGGTAGCCCACTCCTCTGCCGCAGCCACCGCGGTGGGCCTTCTCAGACTTTAG